From a region of the Aigarchaeota archaeon genome:
- the metG gene encoding methionine--tRNA ligase, which produces MTAALPYSYAPRHFGHLSGAYLPADIFARFMRMLGHEVLFVCGTDENASSIVLEAMKKGMTPQQLCDMFYPIQRDTFAKLGISFDIFSRTSKKIHYDTVYEFYTRLWEKGYIYRKRIKQWYCPKDDKVLPDRFVKGTCPICGAPDQYGEVCEVCASWYEANELIDPVCTLCGNKPIIIEKDHYFLKLSALTQKVLEYVKPKKFWRKSTYNKTTSWLENEGLKDKDITRDYDWGPPAPFPGAEGQVLYNWVENLLGYISATKDWSIQVGQPDAWKKFWLDPETRLYCFIGKDNLFFHTILFPAILIAHGDYVLPYNVVVNEFVNLEGQKLSTSRGWVIWLHEMLESYEPDLIRYYAAIIAPETKDSDFRWKDFQAKINNELVATLGNFVHRVLLFVHTKFEGVVPEPGELEPQDRELLNDVEKLTVMFKNRLENCRFKSGLKIILELAQLGNRYLNTMKPWAITENAARAMYVAMQVVKALCVLMSPYLPFSAHKLMSMINLNLTPETVRWEELSVPIKPQHKINKPEPLFRKVTDEEISKYMSKLSLA; this is translated from the coding sequence ATAACGGCTGCCTTACCGTATTCCTACGCACCGAGACACTTTGGTCATCTTAGCGGAGCGTATCTTCCGGCCGACATATTTGCGCGATTCATGAGGATGCTTGGACATGAAGTTCTATTCGTATGTGGAACAGACGAAAACGCATCCAGCATCGTGCTGGAGGCCATGAAAAAGGGCATGACACCGCAACAGCTGTGCGATATGTTCTATCCGATTCAGAGAGATACTTTCGCTAAGCTTGGAATAAGTTTCGACATATTCTCCAGAACGTCCAAAAAAATCCATTACGATACTGTGTACGAGTTTTACACTAGACTGTGGGAAAAGGGTTACATATACAGAAAAAGAATAAAGCAATGGTATTGTCCGAAGGATGATAAAGTATTACCTGATAGATTCGTGAAGGGTACGTGTCCGATTTGCGGAGCACCGGACCAGTATGGCGAAGTCTGCGAGGTGTGTGCAAGCTGGTACGAGGCGAACGAACTAATAGACCCTGTTTGTACTTTGTGCGGCAACAAACCAATAATCATAGAGAAAGACCACTACTTCCTGAAGCTGTCGGCTTTGACGCAAAAAGTGCTTGAGTACGTAAAACCGAAGAAGTTTTGGAGAAAATCAACCTATAATAAGACAACATCTTGGTTAGAGAACGAGGGGTTAAAGGACAAGGATATAACGAGGGATTACGATTGGGGACCGCCTGCACCCTTCCCCGGAGCAGAGGGACAGGTACTCTATAATTGGGTTGAAAATCTTCTAGGCTACATATCTGCAACCAAAGACTGGAGCATACAGGTTGGGCAACCAGATGCATGGAAGAAGTTTTGGCTAGACCCAGAAACAAGGCTTTACTGTTTTATAGGAAAGGACAACCTTTTCTTTCACACGATCCTGTTTCCAGCCATACTTATAGCGCATGGTGATTACGTCTTGCCTTATAACGTCGTCGTGAACGAGTTCGTAAACTTAGAGGGGCAAAAACTCTCAACGAGCAGAGGCTGGGTCATTTGGCTTCATGAGATGCTTGAAAGTTACGAGCCAGACTTGATTAGATACTACGCCGCGATAATAGCTCCTGAAACGAAAGATTCTGATTTTAGGTGGAAGGATTTCCAAGCAAAAATAAACAACGAGCTTGTGGCAACGCTCGGTAACTTTGTTCATAGAGTATTGTTGTTCGTTCATACTAAGTTTGAAGGTGTAGTACCAGAACCAGGTGAGCTTGAGCCGCAGGATAGAGAGCTTCTAAATGATGTAGAAAAGCTAACCGTCATGTTTAAGAACAGGTTGGAAAACTGTCGTTTTAAATCGGGTCTAAAGATCATATTGGAGCTGGCCCAGTTGGGTAATAGGTATCTGAACACTATGAAGCCGTGGGCTATAACGGAGAACGCAGCTAGGGCAATGTATGTGGCGATGCAAGTAGTTAAGGCACTCTGTGTTCTTATGTCACCCTACTTACCTTTTTCAGCACATAAACTCATGAGCATGATTAACCTGAACTTAACGCCGGAGACCGTAAGATGGGAAGAGCTCAGCGTGCCCATTAAACCACAACACAAAATCAACAAACCAGAGCCGTTGTTCAGAAAAGTAACTGACGAGGAGATATCGAAATATATGTCAAAGCTTAGTTTGGCATAA